From a single Pirellulaceae bacterium genomic region:
- a CDS encoding cytochrome c encodes MQQALDEAQVALSEFFGTPDEPKLPDFLEGPAAQLVNLQRLQVAAGPVVLEQPGRGLFRRHCASCHGVTGNGRGPNAAISNPYPRDFRLGKFKFKSTPVGVKPLRSDLIYTISHGIAGTTMVPIKELTDNDIEMLADYVIYLSWRGEVERALLTAAEEIEFESQDADTVCNLYAPGSNGFESEQLPRVRQIITSVADKWLSATDQVLTVSDPGEIPISASLDQLHRATQSEQDTPLAASIERGRELFAQTCSKCHGPQGHGDGQNQDYDDWTKDWMARINLNPVSDQRLVGLMARGALPPRNIQPRDLREGIYRGGSAPEKLYLRIAYGIEGTPMPSVEGVISGQDVWHLVNFVRWLAEPDH; translated from the coding sequence ATGCAGCAAGCATTAGACGAAGCTCAGGTGGCGCTGAGTGAATTTTTCGGCACCCCCGACGAACCCAAGCTGCCCGATTTTTTGGAGGGTCCAGCCGCTCAGTTAGTGAATCTGCAACGCCTGCAAGTCGCTGCAGGTCCAGTTGTGCTTGAGCAGCCAGGGCGCGGATTATTTCGACGGCATTGTGCATCATGCCATGGAGTAACCGGTAACGGACGTGGACCAAATGCGGCGATATCCAATCCCTATCCGCGTGATTTTCGGCTGGGCAAGTTCAAATTCAAGAGTACGCCGGTCGGAGTTAAGCCACTGCGCAGTGATTTGATATACACCATTAGTCATGGTATCGCAGGCACTACGATGGTGCCCATCAAGGAGCTGACAGATAATGACATCGAGATGCTGGCCGATTATGTGATCTACCTGTCATGGCGCGGCGAAGTGGAACGTGCGCTCCTGACGGCCGCCGAGGAGATCGAATTTGAATCACAAGATGCCGATACCGTATGCAATCTGTATGCTCCGGGTTCCAATGGTTTTGAAAGCGAACAACTACCGCGTGTCCGCCAGATTATTACGAGCGTCGCAGACAAGTGGCTATCGGCCACTGACCAGGTTCTGACGGTGTCTGATCCTGGAGAAATTCCGATCTCAGCAAGCCTCGACCAGCTGCATCGTGCCACCCAGAGCGAGCAAGATACACCGCTGGCAGCTTCCATTGAGCGTGGCCGCGAGCTATTTGCCCAGACGTGCAGCAAGTGTCATGGGCCCCAGGGACACGGTGATGGCCAGAATCAGGATTATGATGACTGGACGAAAGATTGGATGGCACGCATCAACCTCAATCCGGTGTCTGACCAACGACTGGTGGGTTTGATGGCTCGCGGAGCCCTGCCGCCGCGAAATATTCAGCCGCGAGATTTGCGCGAAGGAATCTATCGCGGCGGTTCGGCACCTGAAAAGCTGTATTTGAGAATCGCTTATGGTATCGAAGGTACGCCAATGCCCTCCGTGGAGGGCGTGATTTCCGGGCAAGATGTTTGGCATCTGGTCAATTTTGTGCGTTGGCTGGCCGAGCCTGACCACTGA
- a CDS encoding heavy metal translocating P-type ATPase metal-binding domain-containing protein, translated as MSPASVASMQRSVAVSDNRLDGNVEVFGASSAEASQQVTPTRPCAHCGLATSTSGPTSLAEPIFCCTGCRGAYQLIQGWGLSDFYALRDQMTTTGSARAAGGADNYQHFDTTEFLGQSAPVAGSDGKMTAELGVQGLHCAACSWLIERALMRQPGLCAVRVKLSDHTVQVIYDPEQAKLSGIARFLDRLGYPLQPLDHSRENHLRLENRQRLVQIAIAGFLAANAMWIAVALYAGQFSGVAAEHKYFFELWGMLLGAAAVLGPGRTFLTGAWSAIKARTPHMDLPIALALGVGTGVGLWNAVRGQGQVYFDGLSMLVFLLLIGRWLQFRQQHQAARAVELMMRITPRHATLLGDDGGSTMVLVDRLTGGDCIQVAAGESLPADGTLISGSSRLDRSLLTGESQPIAIHQGDQVEAGTINVGGPIVVRVSAVGKKSRIGRVMQAVESAAAQKTPLVQLADRIGGFFVMAVLVLAVATFLIWLPISFDKALNFGTAMLIVACPCALALATPAAIAVGIGRAARAGILIRDGTALQRLSQPGIIWFDKTGTLTEGRQHAQLTWGSPSAIQLAAAVEAHCHHPIAAAIVRLAENLCRADEGPTDSSHALVGVATRERVVSSVETFGGGIRGVVDQRIVVIGHRRAFELQGIPFPESVINKAEALLQQGHSPVFIAVDGHLAALVGLSDPVRRQASQAVADARYLGWSIGLLSGDHPDIARQVAQQVGIDPPRCLGGVSPEQKLAIIKQSRGDFATVVMIGDGANDAAALAAADVGIAVRGGAEVSLQAAPVYMAVDGWQNLAHLLRGSVATKRIIYFCFAVSLAYNLLAVGLTIAGQISPLIAAIVMPASSATVLGLTFAIPSFSVTAPKHSLDNWRGQ; from the coding sequence ATGAGTCCAGCATCGGTGGCCAGCATGCAGCGGAGCGTTGCAGTCAGTGATAATCGCCTCGACGGCAACGTCGAAGTGTTTGGCGCTTCCTCTGCTGAAGCCTCTCAACAGGTGACACCAACTCGACCGTGCGCACACTGTGGTTTGGCCACGTCGACATCCGGCCCGACATCGCTGGCTGAGCCGATATTCTGTTGCACAGGCTGTCGAGGTGCCTATCAATTGATTCAAGGTTGGGGGTTATCCGATTTTTACGCGTTGCGTGATCAAATGACCACCACTGGTTCAGCGCGCGCCGCGGGGGGCGCTGATAACTATCAGCATTTTGACACAACCGAATTCCTCGGCCAGTCGGCTCCGGTAGCCGGTAGTGATGGGAAGATGACAGCCGAATTGGGAGTGCAGGGACTTCACTGTGCGGCTTGTAGCTGGTTGATCGAACGAGCGCTGATGCGCCAGCCCGGACTATGCGCGGTCCGCGTCAAATTGAGCGATCATACGGTGCAAGTAATTTATGACCCCGAGCAAGCTAAGCTAAGTGGCATTGCGAGGTTTTTGGATCGCTTGGGCTACCCACTACAACCTCTGGATCACAGTCGCGAAAACCATTTGCGATTGGAGAATCGACAGCGCTTGGTCCAGATTGCAATTGCGGGATTTCTGGCTGCTAACGCGATGTGGATCGCCGTGGCACTGTACGCAGGACAATTTTCTGGAGTTGCCGCTGAGCACAAATACTTCTTTGAGCTGTGGGGAATGCTGTTGGGCGCCGCCGCTGTGCTTGGGCCAGGACGCACGTTTCTGACCGGCGCTTGGTCGGCTATCAAAGCTCGTACACCCCATATGGATTTGCCTATTGCGCTGGCATTGGGAGTTGGAACTGGGGTGGGTCTGTGGAATGCCGTTCGTGGCCAAGGACAAGTCTACTTTGATGGCTTGTCGATGCTGGTGTTCCTATTACTGATCGGACGGTGGTTGCAGTTCCGTCAGCAGCATCAAGCAGCCCGCGCGGTGGAATTGATGATGCGCATCACTCCCCGTCATGCGACATTGCTTGGGGACGATGGCGGCTCGACCATGGTATTGGTAGATCGATTGACGGGCGGAGATTGTATTCAAGTCGCTGCTGGCGAGAGCTTACCTGCTGACGGCACGCTCATATCTGGCAGCAGCCGCTTGGACCGTTCGCTGCTAACCGGCGAGAGTCAACCGATCGCGATTCATCAGGGTGACCAGGTTGAGGCGGGAACGATCAACGTTGGCGGACCAATCGTCGTTCGTGTATCAGCCGTAGGTAAGAAAAGTCGCATTGGACGGGTGATGCAAGCCGTCGAGTCAGCTGCCGCCCAGAAGACGCCGCTTGTTCAATTGGCCGATCGCATCGGCGGATTTTTTGTAATGGCCGTGCTGGTATTGGCGGTCGCCACATTCTTAATTTGGCTGCCGATATCCTTTGATAAGGCACTGAATTTTGGCACCGCGATGCTGATCGTGGCTTGTCCCTGTGCGTTAGCCTTGGCTACGCCGGCAGCCATCGCTGTCGGCATTGGTCGCGCAGCCCGAGCCGGCATTTTAATTCGCGATGGCACGGCGCTGCAGCGATTATCCCAGCCCGGCATCATCTGGTTTGACAAGACTGGCACGTTGACCGAAGGCCGCCAACATGCGCAGTTGACTTGGGGGTCGCCATCAGCGATCCAACTGGCGGCAGCGGTGGAAGCGCATTGCCATCACCCCATTGCTGCGGCCATTGTTCGACTGGCTGAGAATCTCTGCCGCGCCGATGAAGGCCCTACCGATTCTTCTCACGCGCTAGTAGGCGTCGCTACCCGAGAGCGGGTGGTAAGCAGTGTTGAAACTTTTGGTGGAGGCATACGCGGAGTCGTCGATCAGCGGATCGTGGTGATTGGTCATCGTAGGGCCTTCGAGCTTCAGGGAATCCCGTTTCCTGAAAGCGTCATTAACAAGGCCGAAGCGTTGCTTCAACAAGGACACAGTCCTGTATTCATAGCCGTAGACGGACATTTAGCCGCATTGGTTGGATTGTCGGATCCTGTTCGCAGACAAGCTAGCCAAGCGGTGGCCGATGCTCGTTATTTGGGTTGGTCAATCGGATTATTGTCTGGCGATCACCCGGATATCGCTCGACAAGTCGCACAGCAAGTCGGCATCGACCCGCCGCGATGCCTGGGAGGCGTGTCCCCCGAGCAGAAGCTGGCAATTATCAAGCAATCGCGAGGAGATTTCGCGACAGTAGTCATGATCGGTGACGGTGCCAACGATGCGGCAGCCTTGGCTGCTGCCGACGTAGGTATTGCCGTGCGCGGTGGGGCAGAGGTCAGCCTGCAAGCTGCACCGGTGTACATGGCCGTTGATGGCTGGCAGAATCTAGCGCATTTACTACGCGGAAGCGTGGCCACAAAAAGAATTATCTATTTCTGCTTTGCGGTGTCGCTCGCATACAATCTATTGGCTGTAGGCCTGACAATCGCTGGCCAAATTAGTCCCCTGATCGCGGCGATTGTCATGCCAGCCAGCTCGGCAACCGTACTGGGACTAACCTTTGCCATACCGAGCTTTTCAGTGACCGCACCGAAACACAGTCTCGATAATTGGAGAGGCCAATGA
- a CDS encoding sigma-70 family RNA polymerase sigma factor, protein MTALSAWSREHWAIAKTSFGAAATDDLFGGSSVTGDIDGKLDFQTLARLAVGGCEESFAQLAERFRPRLVHVLQRRLGSGHAQVDAEDVVQEALLKAYRNLAQYDSRYRFSTWLYTIAFRVAQDRLRQQRRWLNFVTEWSQLNRQAQPQSVERAVELEDQVEGLWSSARRLLTADQYAALWLRYGEDLEISEVSQILGKKPGNVRVLLHRARLVLIEHTTKRTDNTTDKTIVRDDA, encoded by the coding sequence TTGACAGCGTTGTCGGCATGGTCGAGGGAGCATTGGGCAATCGCTAAAACGTCCTTCGGAGCTGCTGCCACCGACGATTTGTTCGGTGGCAGCAGTGTAACTGGGGATATTGACGGCAAGCTTGATTTCCAAACGCTCGCGCGGCTTGCCGTGGGTGGCTGCGAAGAATCTTTTGCGCAGCTTGCAGAGCGTTTTCGTCCCCGCTTGGTACACGTCCTCCAGCGTCGACTGGGTAGCGGCCATGCCCAGGTTGACGCCGAGGACGTAGTCCAGGAGGCGTTGCTGAAGGCCTATCGTAATCTGGCACAGTACGATTCGCGGTACCGCTTTTCGACTTGGTTGTACACCATCGCCTTTCGCGTGGCTCAAGACCGTTTGCGTCAACAGCGACGCTGGTTGAATTTTGTTACGGAGTGGTCGCAGCTGAATCGACAGGCTCAGCCGCAGTCTGTCGAGCGAGCTGTGGAACTGGAAGATCAGGTCGAGGGGCTATGGTCTTCGGCCCGACGACTACTGACAGCCGACCAATACGCTGCCCTTTGGCTGCGGTATGGTGAAGATTTAGAAATCAGTGAAGTATCGCAAATACTCGGCAAGAAACCAGGCAACGTGCGCGTGCTATTGCATCGAGCCCGACTGGTGCTAATCGAGCATACAACCAAACGGACCGACAATACCACCGACAAAACCATTGTCAGGGATGACGCTTGA
- a CDS encoding YifB family Mg chelatase-like AAA ATPase, whose product MLAQLNTLSLLGIQAVPVEVEVDVSSTPLPKTMLVGLPEAAVKESIHRVERAIVNSGFQRPIDRVVINLAPAELPKQAASFDLPISLGLLAASGQFSSDLFAHYAVVGELALEGHTRPIKGALSMAMAARDQGLKGIILPRENAGEAAVVREIEVIPVDSLTQAAGFLIGSLEIAPHPCQLEQLFDEYSSYSLDFADVRGQEMAKRALAIAAAGAHNLLMLGPPGSGKTMLAKRLPTILPKLTADESIETTRIYSSLGQLKSGQPLLATRPFRSPHHTISNAGLVGGGSPPAPGEISLAHNGVLFLDELPEFDRRTLEVMRQPLEDRVVTISRALRSTTFPANFMLVAALNPCPCGFRTDTRRNCTCNSTQIERYMSRISGPLLDRIDIHIEVPAVPFEELSSSKEGISSSDIRKAVELARSHQKQRFEGSTKIYNAQMSSRQLREYCPLDSTSRTLLRDGCNEFGLSARAHDKILRVSRTIADMEDSPDIQMHHLQEAINYRMLDRNLCA is encoded by the coding sequence ATGTTGGCCCAGCTCAACACACTGTCGTTACTTGGCATCCAGGCGGTACCGGTTGAGGTCGAGGTGGATGTCTCCAGTACGCCGTTGCCCAAGACGATGCTGGTTGGACTGCCGGAGGCTGCGGTCAAGGAGAGTATTCACAGGGTCGAGCGGGCTATTGTCAACAGCGGCTTTCAGAGGCCCATCGATCGCGTAGTGATTAATTTGGCGCCCGCCGAGCTGCCGAAGCAAGCAGCCTCGTTTGACCTGCCCATTTCGTTGGGCTTGTTAGCTGCCAGCGGCCAGTTTTCATCTGACCTGTTTGCACACTATGCTGTGGTTGGAGAATTGGCTCTGGAGGGACACACGCGTCCGATCAAAGGCGCACTGTCGATGGCCATGGCAGCCCGCGATCAAGGTCTAAAGGGCATCATCTTACCGCGAGAAAACGCCGGCGAGGCAGCGGTGGTTCGCGAAATCGAAGTCATCCCCGTCGACTCGCTGACGCAAGCGGCCGGGTTTTTGATCGGGAGCCTCGAAATCGCTCCTCACCCCTGTCAGCTTGAACAACTGTTCGACGAGTATAGCTCGTATTCATTAGATTTTGCCGATGTGCGCGGTCAAGAGATGGCCAAGCGGGCTCTGGCAATCGCCGCTGCTGGAGCGCACAACTTGTTGATGCTCGGACCGCCAGGTTCTGGCAAGACAATGCTAGCCAAGCGACTGCCGACGATTCTGCCCAAGTTGACCGCCGACGAGTCGATTGAAACGACGCGGATTTACAGTTCGTTGGGGCAATTGAAATCCGGACAACCGTTGCTGGCCACGCGTCCCTTTCGGTCGCCGCATCATACAATTAGCAACGCTGGGCTGGTTGGCGGCGGCAGTCCGCCAGCGCCAGGAGAAATCTCCTTGGCGCACAATGGAGTGCTGTTCCTGGACGAGCTACCGGAATTTGACCGGCGAACGCTGGAGGTCATGCGGCAGCCGCTGGAGGATCGCGTGGTGACTATCTCGCGAGCTCTGCGCAGCACGACATTTCCCGCCAATTTCATGCTGGTGGCAGCACTGAACCCTTGTCCCTGTGGATTTCGCACCGATACCAGGCGCAACTGTACCTGCAATTCGACGCAGATCGAGCGGTATATGTCGCGCATTTCTGGCCCGCTGTTGGACCGCATTGACATTCACATCGAAGTTCCAGCCGTTCCCTTTGAAGAGTTGAGTTCCTCAAAAGAGGGCATTAGCAGCAGTGACATCCGGAAGGCGGTTGAACTTGCGCGGTCGCATCAAAAGCAGCGTTTTGAAGGCTCGACGAAGATCTACAACGCTCAAATGTCCAGTCGCCAGTTGCGGGAGTACTGTCCGTTGGATTCCACCAGCCGAACTTTGTTGCGTGACGGCTGCAACGAATTTGGCCTATCCGCTCGGGCTCATGACAAAATCCTCCGCGTCAGCCGCACCATCGCCGATATGGAAGATAGTCCAGATATCCAGATGCACCACCTTCAAGAGGCCATCAACTACCGTATGTTAGACCGAAATCTGTGTGCATAA
- the ccoS gene encoding cbb3-type cytochrome oxidase assembly protein CcoS produces the protein MSVLYVALPVALLLGGSALVACIYCIRQGQYDDLDTPPLRMLIDDSPPPSNSPAHNSKTL, from the coding sequence ATGAGCGTCTTGTATGTCGCGTTGCCCGTAGCTTTGCTTTTGGGCGGCTCTGCCTTGGTGGCCTGCATTTACTGCATTCGGCAAGGACAATATGATGACCTAGACACTCCGCCGCTGCGCATGTTGATTGATGACTCTCCGCCTCCAAGTAACTCCCCCGCTCACAATTCCAAAACACTCTAA
- a CDS encoding redoxin domain-containing protein: MSLLRSPVSFGMIAIAMAVAGSVADVGAATTESESRASTGKGVVDAKVPIGTQVTGFELKDFRGRTWSSQEFSPAPAVAVVFLGTECPLAKLYALRISQLEKEYAKSGVVFVAVNPNVQDSLEMMASFARKHDLEMPFLKDPAQELANAVGASRTPEVCLLDGQRHLVYRGRIDDQWGIGYQKDRPETTELKNAIDAVLANKPVHAPEVAAPGCLIGRRRPTESDGEVTYANQISRIVQKRCLECHRDGEIGPMDFTSYEDVVAWSDMMYEVISDRRMPPWHANPQYGHFVNDRSLSAEEIQLFEKWVDSGTPLGNVEQLPEPIAYVDGWQLPREPDLVIPVSSKPFKVPAKGAIQYQHFSYKTDLKEDKWIKAAEVRPGNRAVVHHVLVFDRPAGSEGGIMPHRSFLVGYVPGGRVAPFPDGMAKRLPAGSELIFQVHYTSIGTEQLDQSHMGLVFEDDPSKLTHEVQTTSVVDLLLQIPPGDGNYTSSAALPTPLPDCELLALNPHMHLRGKSYRYTATFPDGRKEILLDVPNYDFNWQTDYQFTERIKVPAGTKILGEAAFDNSDKNLNNPDSSKWVMFGDQTWDEMMIGYMHVAIPIDPATGRAKSSVLPRDLNEGFIDIEEIFARLDRNQDGKVSPAELPERIRPFSVLVDADRDGSISLDEFRKIEERIGGGRGGSRGGARGGNARRGAGFRSGGRPGEATKNASSQNNGDSASDSEDSSAD, from the coding sequence ATGAGTTTGCTTCGATCTCCGGTCAGCTTTGGGATGATTGCTATCGCCATGGCAGTAGCCGGTTCAGTAGCAGATGTCGGGGCTGCCACGACTGAATCGGAAAGCAGGGCGTCGACGGGAAAGGGAGTTGTCGATGCTAAGGTGCCTATCGGCACGCAGGTGACCGGGTTTGAACTGAAGGACTTTCGCGGTCGGACTTGGAGCAGCCAAGAGTTTTCGCCAGCCCCGGCGGTAGCCGTTGTTTTCTTGGGGACGGAATGTCCACTGGCCAAGTTGTATGCATTGCGCATCTCGCAGCTTGAAAAAGAATACGCCAAGTCGGGTGTGGTGTTTGTAGCTGTTAATCCCAACGTCCAGGATAGCCTGGAGATGATGGCTTCATTTGCGCGCAAGCATGATTTGGAGATGCCCTTTCTAAAAGACCCGGCTCAGGAGTTGGCCAATGCCGTGGGAGCGTCGCGGACCCCTGAAGTCTGCCTGTTGGATGGCCAGCGTCACCTAGTCTACCGGGGGCGAATCGACGACCAGTGGGGTATTGGCTATCAGAAGGACAGGCCGGAGACCACAGAATTGAAGAATGCCATTGATGCTGTGCTGGCGAACAAGCCCGTTCATGCACCGGAGGTTGCCGCGCCAGGCTGCCTGATTGGCCGTCGCCGTCCGACAGAATCTGACGGCGAAGTCACGTATGCCAATCAAATCTCGCGCATCGTTCAAAAGCGCTGCTTAGAATGCCATCGCGATGGCGAAATTGGCCCGATGGATTTTACGTCTTATGAGGATGTCGTGGCCTGGAGCGACATGATGTACGAAGTCATCAGTGACCGGCGGATGCCGCCATGGCATGCCAATCCACAGTACGGTCACTTCGTCAATGATCGCAGCCTTTCGGCCGAAGAGATTCAGCTATTTGAAAAATGGGTCGATAGCGGCACGCCGCTGGGCAATGTAGAGCAATTGCCCGAGCCAATCGCCTATGTGGATGGCTGGCAATTGCCACGCGAGCCAGACTTGGTGATTCCGGTCAGTTCCAAGCCATTCAAAGTTCCAGCCAAGGGGGCCATACAATATCAGCATTTTTCCTACAAGACGGACTTGAAAGAGGATAAGTGGATCAAAGCTGCTGAGGTTCGCCCTGGAAATCGCGCTGTGGTGCATCACGTGTTGGTGTTTGATCGTCCGGCTGGGTCGGAGGGGGGTATCATGCCGCACCGCTCGTTCTTGGTGGGGTATGTTCCAGGTGGCCGCGTGGCTCCGTTTCCGGATGGTATGGCCAAGAGGTTACCAGCCGGCAGCGAGCTAATATTCCAAGTGCACTATACTTCGATCGGTACCGAGCAATTAGACCAAAGCCATATGGGGCTGGTATTCGAGGATGATCCCAGCAAGTTGACGCACGAAGTTCAGACGACCAGCGTCGTAGACCTTCTATTGCAGATTCCCCCCGGTGACGGGAATTATACGTCATCAGCAGCTCTGCCAACCCCATTGCCTGACTGCGAGCTGTTGGCGCTCAATCCCCACATGCATCTGCGTGGCAAATCGTATCGGTACACAGCGACCTTCCCCGACGGGCGCAAAGAAATCTTGTTAGATGTCCCCAACTACGATTTCAACTGGCAGACGGATTACCAGTTCACAGAACGAATTAAAGTTCCTGCGGGCACCAAGATTTTGGGTGAGGCTGCGTTTGATAATTCTGACAAGAATCTCAACAACCCTGACTCCTCAAAATGGGTCATGTTCGGCGATCAGACTTGGGACGAAATGATGATTGGCTACATGCATGTGGCGATACCCATCGATCCGGCGACTGGGCGAGCCAAGTCGAGTGTTCTGCCGCGCGACTTGAATGAGGGGTTTATTGATATCGAAGAGATATTTGCCAGGCTTGACCGAAATCAGGACGGAAAAGTTAGCCCTGCTGAGCTACCAGAGCGAATTCGGCCTTTCTCGGTATTGGTAGATGCTGACCGCGATGGCTCCATTTCGCTGGATGAATTCCGAAAAATCGAAGAGCGGATTGGTGGCGGTCGTGGTGGTTCTCGCGGTGGTGCTCGTGGTGGTAATGCTCGTCGCGGGGCCGGATTCCGCTCCGGTGGCCGCCCTGGGGAAGCTACCAAGAATGCATCCAGTCAAAATAATGGTGATTCGGCCAGTGATTCTGAGGATTCGTCGGCAGATTAG
- a CDS encoding polysaccharide deacetylase family protein: protein MTLANLRIQFRFPRHLFVLGGAIATVFLALGAPAACRAEEPAKRKLIVHVDDAGMCHSANVATIKGLESGVVTSTSIMMPCSWVGEFAEYARKHPQYCYGVHFTLNCEWDAYRWGPVAGRKEVPSLVDQHGFLWGSVGDVAKHAKAEEVEIELRAQIELAKQLGIPLSHLDTHMGAVMARPDIVQVYVKLGIEYDLPFLWKRQANALEKTAYPHLAAALDEVVTQLDQRKLPVLDHLLQFYGGDDLAKREQTYKDAIEKLSPGISQLIIHSSVDGEELQAITTSHLRRHQDFELFSSPAMMKFIQDQGIELTSWKQLTQAARR, encoded by the coding sequence ATGACGCTCGCCAACCTGCGGATTCAATTCCGCTTCCCACGCCACCTATTCGTTCTCGGTGGCGCTATTGCTACAGTTTTCTTGGCACTGGGCGCACCTGCCGCGTGCAGGGCTGAAGAGCCGGCTAAACGCAAGCTGATTGTCCATGTGGACGACGCCGGTATGTGCCATTCGGCTAATGTGGCGACTATCAAAGGCTTGGAAAGCGGCGTGGTGACATCCACATCGATCATGATGCCTTGCAGTTGGGTTGGTGAATTCGCCGAGTATGCTCGCAAACATCCGCAGTATTGCTACGGCGTCCATTTCACGCTCAATTGCGAATGGGATGCGTATCGTTGGGGACCAGTCGCTGGACGCAAGGAGGTTCCCAGTTTGGTCGACCAGCACGGGTTCTTGTGGGGCTCGGTAGGCGACGTGGCCAAACATGCCAAGGCCGAAGAAGTTGAGATTGAGCTGCGCGCACAGATTGAACTTGCCAAGCAGCTTGGCATTCCACTGAGCCACTTGGACACTCACATGGGAGCCGTTATGGCCAGACCAGACATCGTTCAGGTCTACGTCAAATTGGGAATAGAGTATGACCTGCCCTTCTTGTGGAAGCGTCAAGCCAACGCCCTGGAAAAGACGGCTTATCCGCACTTGGCTGCAGCATTAGACGAAGTCGTTACACAGCTCGACCAGCGCAAGTTACCGGTCCTAGATCATCTACTGCAGTTCTACGGTGGAGACGATTTGGCCAAGCGCGAGCAGACTTACAAAGACGCTATTGAAAAGTTATCACCCGGAATCAGCCAGCTCATTATTCATTCATCGGTCGATGGCGAAGAGTTGCAAGCTATCACCACCAGCCACCTGCGTCGTCATCAAGATTTTGAACTCTTCAGTAGCCCAGCGATGATGAAATTCATCCAGGATCAAGGCATTGAACTCACCAGCTGGAAGCAACTAACCCAAGCAGCTCGCCGCTAA